A genomic segment from Flavobacterium sp. 9R encodes:
- a CDS encoding DUF2007 domain-containing protein: MEDFKTIAVFTYPHEIVVLKHILELEKIPFFFENEITLSVAPFYTNALGGIKLKVHPNDFETVQTILDNLNNHLKIV; this comes from the coding sequence ATGGAAGATTTTAAAACTATAGCAGTCTTTACTTATCCACATGAAATAGTGGTTTTAAAACACATTTTAGAGCTAGAAAAAATCCCTTTTTTCTTTGAAAACGAAATCACTCTCTCGGTAGCTCCTTTCTACACCAATGCGCTGGGCGGAATCAAACTCAAAGTACATCCCAACGATTTCGAAACTGTTCAAACCATTTTAGACAATCTCAATAACCATTTGAAAATTGTCTAA
- the rpiB gene encoding ribose 5-phosphate isomerase B: MKISIGNDHAGPDYKKAIVHYLESLGHEVTNYGTDSEDSVDYPDFGHPVANDVEQGKADFGIVICGSGNGIAMTVNKHAGVRAGLCWTKEIAYLTRLHNDANVLSIPARYTSIQQAVEIVATFLTTDFEGGRHQNRVNKIACQ; the protein is encoded by the coding sequence ATGAAAATTTCTATCGGAAACGATCACGCAGGACCAGATTATAAAAAAGCAATTGTTCACTATTTAGAATCTTTAGGACACGAAGTGACTAATTATGGAACAGATTCAGAGGATTCAGTAGATTACCCAGATTTTGGACATCCTGTTGCCAATGACGTAGAACAAGGTAAAGCCGATTTTGGAATTGTGATTTGTGGTAGTGGAAATGGAATTGCAATGACGGTAAACAAACACGCTGGTGTAAGAGCTGGTCTTTGTTGGACCAAAGAAATTGCTTATTTAACACGTTTACATAACGATGCTAATGTTCTTAGTATTCCAGCACGTTACACTTCTATTCAACAAGCTGTTGAGATTGTAGCAACCTTTTTAACTACTGATTTTGAAGGT